The proteins below are encoded in one region of Akkermansiaceae bacterium:
- the casB gene encoding type I-E CRISPR-associated protein Cse2/CasB codes for MSTDNKPNHADFIKRLQKITDDRGNRAALRKYWSPTTRHQAYPILGLLGALGDERKTITAALFAEHPEHRENISVGKAALLLGDRKDGDHPYDRHFRRLLACDDLTDLGQQLHRLIKRISREGIGLDYADLHKRLNFWANYRDEVKLYWAADFWQASEAINNLQS; via the coding sequence ATGAGCACCGACAACAAACCCAACCACGCCGACTTCATCAAGCGGCTGCAAAAGATCACCGATGACCGAGGAAATCGCGCAGCCCTCCGCAAATATTGGAGCCCCACCACCCGTCATCAAGCCTACCCCATTCTAGGGCTGCTAGGCGCTCTCGGCGACGAGCGCAAGACCATCACCGCCGCCCTCTTCGCCGAACACCCGGAACACCGTGAAAACATCTCTGTCGGCAAAGCCGCACTCCTTCTCGGCGACCGCAAGGACGGCGATCACCCCTACGACCGCCATTTCCGCCGTCTCCTCGCCTGCGACGATCTCACTGACCTCGGCCAGCAACTCCATCGCCTGATTAAACGCATCTCACGCGAAGGCATCGGACTCGACTACGCCGATCTTCACAAACGCCTCAACTTCTGGGCGAACTACCGCGACGAAGTCAAACTCTACTGGGCCGCCGATTTCTGGCAGGCCTCCGAGGCCATCAACAATCTCCAATCCTAA
- the casA gene encoding type I-E CRISPR-associated protein Cse1/CasA: MENFNLIDHPWIPVRWKSTSAENPPLVSLNDAFSRGEEIADLDCLPHERIALMRLLVCITQSALEAPATPDDWNTFDTNLASSIPAYLNQENIHPHFNLTGDGPRWLQTKPKNISPKDQKPLSKLSFHLASGNNPTLLDHWGEATRPWQASDAALLLLCLQNFFVGGSMASAVKGNGPALKALHLILQGDSLTQTILANCLDHHTIASTGQPLGKPVWEAPADQTLLSRLAPRPCALWLSDDLTTVSIAQGHQYLDFDAIREPSTTLRIDPKKGDRYLLRASPGRGVWRDLHLLTCLKVGEESTGDPSLVLKAYYEREEHLGSNIRFWVGELIKANDAKILNSTESSFTVASTIFTPQGHLTYHAGIDFADNISKKLYGAVKFFASQLGSEAAPTEAAQQNYWHTLDHEHRQLIHLAEQAENYPLPKAIGSEGATDLWTKTIQKAALAAYEAVCPRTTPRQIQAYAAGIKPLYRALYPSKQKTKPAAKATK, from the coding sequence ATGGAAAATTTCAACCTCATCGACCACCCCTGGATTCCCGTCCGCTGGAAATCCACCTCAGCGGAAAACCCACCCCTCGTCTCTCTCAACGACGCCTTCTCCCGTGGAGAAGAAATCGCCGACCTCGACTGCCTCCCTCACGAGCGCATCGCCCTTATGCGACTACTTGTTTGCATCACGCAATCGGCATTAGAAGCGCCCGCTACTCCAGACGACTGGAACACCTTCGACACCAACCTCGCCTCCTCAATCCCCGCATACCTAAATCAAGAGAACATCCACCCTCACTTCAATCTTACCGGAGACGGCCCACGCTGGCTCCAAACCAAACCCAAAAACATCTCCCCGAAAGACCAAAAACCTCTCAGCAAACTCTCCTTTCACCTAGCCTCTGGAAACAATCCAACTCTGCTCGACCACTGGGGCGAAGCCACCCGACCTTGGCAAGCATCCGACGCCGCACTCCTCCTCCTCTGCCTCCAAAATTTCTTCGTCGGCGGTAGTATGGCTTCCGCCGTCAAAGGAAATGGCCCCGCGCTGAAAGCTCTCCATCTCATCCTCCAGGGCGACTCCTTGACTCAGACCATCCTCGCCAACTGCCTCGACCACCACACCATCGCCTCCACAGGTCAACCGCTCGGCAAACCAGTCTGGGAAGCCCCCGCAGACCAGACCTTACTCTCACGCCTCGCCCCCAGACCATGCGCTCTCTGGCTTTCAGACGACCTCACCACCGTCTCTATCGCCCAAGGTCACCAATACCTCGATTTCGACGCCATACGCGAGCCCTCCACCACGCTGCGCATCGACCCCAAAAAAGGAGATCGATACCTCCTCCGAGCCAGTCCCGGCCGCGGCGTCTGGAGAGACCTCCACCTCCTCACCTGCCTCAAAGTCGGCGAAGAATCCACCGGCGACCCCTCACTCGTCCTCAAAGCCTACTACGAGCGCGAAGAACATCTCGGCTCTAACATCCGCTTCTGGGTCGGCGAACTCATCAAAGCCAATGACGCAAAAATTCTCAACTCCACCGAATCCTCCTTCACCGTTGCTTCCACCATCTTCACTCCTCAGGGGCACCTTACCTACCATGCCGGAATCGACTTCGCCGACAACATCTCGAAAAAACTCTACGGTGCCGTCAAATTTTTCGCCTCACAGCTCGGCAGTGAAGCCGCCCCCACCGAAGCCGCTCAGCAAAACTACTGGCACACCCTCGATCATGAGCACCGCCAACTCATCCACCTCGCCGAACAGGCCGAAAATTACCCATTACCGAAAGCTATCGGCAGTGAAGGCGCAACCGACCTTTGGACCAAAACCATCCAGAAAGCCGCCCTCGCCGCCTACGAAGCCGTTTGCCCACGCACCACACCACGGCAAATCCAAGCCTACGCCGCTGGAATCAAACCGCTCTACCGAGCCCTATATCCTTCAAAACAAAAAACAAAACCCGCAGCCAAAGCGACTAAGTAG
- the cas3 gene encoding CRISPR-associated helicase Cas3', with product MQRRSHPILEIQDCWAKTNPETGTPCLSVADHCLTVGWVAKNLHSSLPPQIQSLLPNGWNTLIAAHDIGKITPGFQLKCPLWQHHTSVSAQILPNGLTTNHALISQWHLQDTAKHWTVSSAGHHGSYPEGWSTLKNSRFRPKISEGGLEHIFAPLRDELLATLTQVFGPLPTTPIAKYPPKPDDPVTDAARLHFLTGFTILADWIGSNTEWFPIDLTIDEPTVTSKAIEKTTQLRLSPTIKSSLTFGQQFTAKNPEAFTPRPIQQTLLDAATEPGLYIVEAPMGMGKTEAALATAYQLWEKGHARGLYFALPTQLTSNRIHERINAFLKNTIDADTFQTLIHGNAWLSEDATISLSNQLEEKDTHPELDHNDTDEALRWFSSTRKQLIAPFGTGTIDQALLSILPARFAALRHFALAGKVIVIDEVHSYDPYMSALIDRLIQYQLECGSTIIILSATLTAARRQQLVAAAGATESTAPHDYPLITKVATGNTTAEPFPVAEKVDEKSIKLHHHTLIDDDTAYWQSIADHVNAGANVVVIRNTVALAQQTYQTLKSLLRENSDQPASLIHSRFPQWKRETNESTWVERLGKNPAKRPKGSLLVSTQIVEQSVDIDADLLVTDLAPTDLILQRIGRLHRHQHDRPTEFTTPTCHILHPDTDWQGSAKEVKQQLYPHHFIYPPLTLWQAQQTLLNQKTISLPTQIRDLLENASAETPDDTSPALSEFLSEYQLLENQQSGTARIRDTFTTAIDDQEGRETRYKIQPSIAVILLKEPPLTQNDNITITPYQQGENAPSSFTIRPEQFSYPLAKSLHKNAVQISRYLAAELLKHQPTHYPWLPQHMRDAVIAVVQDDSTELDLLGTPNKYTLHYHPETGITSKKNEQSPSYTEPEEDWF from the coding sequence ATGCAAAGAAGATCCCATCCCATCCTAGAGATCCAAGACTGCTGGGCTAAAACCAACCCCGAGACAGGAACCCCCTGCCTCTCTGTTGCCGATCACTGCCTCACCGTGGGCTGGGTCGCAAAAAACCTCCACTCATCCCTTCCCCCACAAATCCAATCTCTCTTACCCAACGGCTGGAACACACTCATCGCTGCCCACGACATCGGCAAGATCACACCCGGCTTTCAATTGAAGTGCCCACTATGGCAGCATCACACATCGGTATCAGCTCAAATCCTCCCAAACGGTCTCACCACCAACCACGCACTCATCAGCCAATGGCATCTTCAAGACACGGCCAAACATTGGACGGTCTCTAGCGCAGGCCACCACGGCTCCTACCCGGAAGGATGGTCAACCCTCAAAAACTCGAGATTCCGCCCAAAAATCTCAGAAGGCGGCCTCGAGCACATCTTCGCTCCATTGCGCGACGAACTCCTCGCCACCCTCACCCAAGTATTCGGTCCACTCCCCACTACCCCCATCGCCAAATACCCACCAAAACCTGACGACCCCGTCACCGATGCCGCCCGCCTCCACTTCCTCACCGGCTTCACCATCCTCGCAGACTGGATCGGCTCAAACACGGAATGGTTTCCCATCGATCTCACCATCGACGAACCCACCGTCACCAGCAAAGCCATAGAGAAAACCACCCAGTTACGCCTATCTCCCACGATCAAGTCGTCACTCACCTTCGGCCAGCAGTTCACCGCTAAGAATCCAGAAGCATTCACCCCGCGACCCATCCAGCAAACCCTCCTCGACGCCGCTACTGAGCCCGGCCTCTACATCGTCGAAGCCCCGATGGGCATGGGTAAAACAGAAGCCGCTCTCGCCACCGCCTACCAACTCTGGGAAAAAGGTCACGCCCGTGGCCTCTACTTCGCCCTGCCCACCCAACTCACCTCCAACCGCATCCACGAACGCATCAACGCGTTCCTCAAAAACACCATCGATGCCGACACCTTCCAAACCCTCATCCACGGCAACGCATGGCTCAGCGAAGACGCCACCATCTCCCTCTCAAATCAGCTCGAAGAAAAAGACACACACCCCGAGCTAGACCACAACGACACCGACGAGGCCCTGCGCTGGTTCTCCTCCACCCGCAAGCAGCTCATCGCACCCTTCGGCACCGGCACCATCGACCAAGCACTACTCTCCATCCTCCCCGCACGCTTTGCCGCCCTGCGCCACTTCGCTCTCGCTGGCAAAGTCATCGTCATCGACGAAGTGCATTCCTACGACCCCTACATGTCCGCCCTCATCGACCGCTTGATCCAGTATCAGCTCGAGTGCGGCTCTACCATCATCATCCTCTCCGCCACCCTAACAGCAGCGAGACGTCAACAACTCGTCGCCGCCGCCGGAGCCACCGAATCCACCGCTCCACACGACTATCCTCTCATCACCAAAGTCGCCACAGGTAACACCACCGCCGAACCCTTCCCCGTCGCCGAAAAGGTCGATGAGAAATCCATCAAACTTCACCACCACACGCTCATCGACGACGACACCGCCTACTGGCAATCGATCGCCGACCACGTCAACGCCGGTGCCAACGTCGTTGTCATCCGCAACACCGTCGCCCTCGCTCAGCAAACATACCAAACCCTCAAATCCCTGCTGCGCGAAAACTCGGATCAACCCGCCTCCCTCATCCATTCCCGCTTCCCGCAGTGGAAACGCGAAACGAACGAATCCACCTGGGTCGAGCGCCTTGGTAAAAATCCCGCCAAACGCCCGAAGGGATCGCTCCTCGTCTCCACCCAGATCGTCGAACAATCCGTCGATATCGATGCCGACCTCCTCGTCACCGACCTCGCACCCACCGACCTCATCCTCCAGCGCATCGGCCGCCTCCACCGCCACCAGCACGACCGCCCCACCGAATTCACCACCCCCACCTGCCACATTCTTCACCCGGATACCGACTGGCAGGGCAGCGCCAAGGAGGTCAAACAGCAGCTCTATCCTCACCATTTTATCTATCCTCCGCTAACACTCTGGCAAGCCCAACAAACCTTACTCAACCAAAAGACCATCTCCCTCCCTACGCAGATTCGCGATCTTCTCGAAAACGCATCTGCAGAAACTCCGGACGATACATCTCCTGCACTCTCAGAATTCCTCAGCGAATACCAGCTTCTCGAAAACCAGCAATCCGGCACCGCCCGCATCCGAGACACCTTCACCACCGCCATCGACGATCAAGAAGGACGCGAAACACGCTACAAAATCCAACCCTCCATCGCCGTCATCCTGCTCAAAGAACCTCCCCTCACCCAAAACGACAACATCACCATCACTCCATACCAACAGGGCGAGAACGCCCCCTCTTCCTTCACCATCCGGCCCGAGCAATTCTCCTACCCGCTCGCCAAATCCCTCCACAAAAACGCCGTCCAGATCTCCAGATACCTCGCCGCAGAGCTACTCAAACACCAGCCCACTCATTACCCGTGGCTCCCCCAACACATGCGCGACGCTGTCATCGCCGTTGTTCAGGACGACTCCACCGAACTCGACCTGCTCGGCACGCCAAACAAGTACACGCTCCACTACCACCCGGAAACCGGAATCACTTCCAAAAAGAACGAACAATCACCAAGCTATACCGAACCGGAAGAAGACTGGTTCTAA
- a CDS encoding BatD family protein, whose product MTTPASILFLALFMPLLAYAQDHPAPYAEAALTSDHLIPGEQTSLVIQLRGAQPDFRPAPPAVPNTAVNFVRSVTQIDTQRQLTQVFQYRLTSAKPGTYTIPPVAMSAGGKQLQSPPVTFHVHDPANLVSLPTGLSGHNILAGWFPAKTNLYQGEQCPLVLKLYVPEQLRLASWGLPDPKKENCLAWRFSMPPLHQLGQATVNGIPHLSASYETTLSGIKPGTATLGPTQLRLVIRQRTIDPRLGPRISDIPLELTLPPVKFTVLPFPEGAPAGFQGAVGQFQIRAECSKLTLNDTDTTEVILQVGGTGNLENIQPPQLTGSDWKVIDTSKITRGEERRFISGVVTYRQLLRPDLDPTPNTPSSIVSIPPYSFSYFDPDDKAYHTLTTTDIPVNIIPTAKPNGASTDQPEINEKVGSAPDDMRGILGFIDKPTAPRPAFTTRHSLFYHLFPALVCLIIVAIPIRRKIKAASASHPDDQKKKEALKNLSEPADTRTFYRRAGRFIDQWLHPNQELETILSERDKLCFLPDDIDVGDIAPDRKKEIIALLKRCSRITLILLSTILTTPDLPAQENHQSPITNHNSPITNHKSQITSARDAWKAGQYQQAIDIYQKEYPNPAETPADVLYNIGNCHYRLDQFGHAALAWRRALAVAPDHQKARQNLRYLELEQGAFSVNIATWQNYLTLTTPQVYKTLFYTSLWMLLIISLILILLRPRHKVPWIILLFLPPIAATLAALGVYYFPDSDFHTPFDAQAVSLKKSPLYTEAHRQEKDPGGIPEASYLKVVAVRGPWTNVETPDGQSGWVASENIGMVAPDSTQIE is encoded by the coding sequence TTGACAACACCAGCCTCCATCCTTTTCCTGGCTCTGTTTATGCCCCTCCTGGCATACGCCCAGGATCATCCCGCTCCCTACGCGGAAGCCGCACTAACCAGCGACCACCTCATTCCGGGTGAACAAACCAGCCTGGTCATCCAGCTCCGTGGCGCCCAGCCGGATTTCAGGCCAGCGCCTCCCGCCGTTCCTAACACCGCCGTCAATTTTGTTAGATCTGTCACCCAGATAGACACCCAGCGCCAGCTGACCCAGGTGTTTCAGTACCGGTTGACCTCCGCAAAACCAGGCACATACACCATCCCCCCTGTCGCCATGAGCGCGGGTGGAAAACAACTGCAAAGCCCGCCGGTCACATTCCACGTCCACGATCCTGCCAATCTGGTCAGCTTACCCACAGGACTGTCGGGCCACAACATCCTCGCCGGTTGGTTCCCCGCGAAAACAAACCTCTACCAAGGGGAGCAATGCCCACTCGTCCTCAAGCTCTATGTGCCGGAACAACTGCGCCTCGCCAGCTGGGGGCTGCCTGACCCCAAAAAAGAGAACTGCCTCGCATGGCGCTTCTCCATGCCTCCACTCCACCAGTTGGGTCAGGCCACTGTCAACGGCATCCCCCATCTGTCGGCGAGCTATGAAACAACCCTCAGCGGCATCAAACCCGGCACCGCCACGCTCGGCCCCACCCAGCTCCGCCTTGTCATCAGGCAGCGGACCATCGACCCACGGCTCGGCCCACGTATCTCAGACATCCCCCTGGAACTCACCCTGCCACCGGTGAAGTTCACGGTGTTGCCCTTCCCCGAAGGCGCTCCGGCGGGTTTCCAAGGTGCTGTCGGACAGTTCCAAATCAGGGCGGAGTGCTCCAAGCTGACACTCAACGACACCGACACAACCGAAGTCATTCTCCAAGTCGGCGGCACCGGCAACCTTGAAAACATCCAGCCGCCCCAACTAACAGGAAGCGACTGGAAAGTGATCGATACCTCCAAGATCACCCGGGGTGAGGAAAGGCGCTTCATCAGCGGGGTGGTCACCTACCGCCAACTGCTCCGACCCGATCTTGACCCGACACCTAACACTCCCAGCTCCATCGTATCAATCCCGCCGTATTCATTCAGCTACTTTGACCCCGACGACAAGGCATACCACACCCTCACCACCACCGATATCCCGGTGAACATCATCCCAACAGCCAAGCCAAACGGAGCATCCACAGACCAGCCGGAAATCAACGAAAAAGTAGGGTCCGCACCCGACGATATGCGCGGCATCCTCGGATTTATCGACAAGCCGACTGCACCCCGCCCGGCATTCACCACCCGCCACTCGCTCTTCTATCATCTTTTTCCCGCCCTCGTCTGCCTCATCATCGTCGCCATCCCGATTCGACGGAAAATCAAGGCCGCCTCAGCCAGCCACCCCGACGACCAGAAGAAAAAGGAGGCTCTGAAAAATCTCTCCGAGCCTGCGGACACACGCACTTTTTACCGACGCGCAGGTCGATTCATCGACCAATGGCTACACCCTAACCAAGAACTCGAAACCATCCTCTCGGAGCGCGACAAGTTGTGTTTTTTACCCGATGACATCGATGTCGGGGATATCGCGCCCGACCGGAAAAAGGAAATCATCGCTCTACTCAAGCGCTGTTCCAGAATCACCCTCATCCTGCTGTCCACCATCCTCACCACCCCTGATCTCCCCGCCCAAGAAAATCACCAATCACCAATCACCAATCACAATTCACCAATCACCAATCACAAATCACAAATCACCAGCGCCCGCGATGCCTGGAAAGCCGGGCAATACCAACAGGCAATCGACATCTATCAGAAAGAATATCCCAACCCCGCTGAAACTCCCGCCGATGTGCTTTACAACATCGGCAACTGCCACTATCGACTCGATCAGTTCGGCCACGCCGCCCTCGCCTGGAGGCGCGCCCTGGCCGTGGCCCCCGACCACCAGAAGGCACGGCAGAACCTCCGTTACCTGGAACTTGAGCAAGGCGCGTTCTCCGTCAACATCGCCACTTGGCAGAACTACCTGACCCTAACCACCCCCCAGGTTTACAAGACCCTGTTTTACACCTCTCTATGGATGCTCCTGATCATATCACTCATCCTCATCCTCCTGAGGCCCCGGCACAAGGTTCCTTGGATCATCCTGCTTTTCCTGCCTCCCATCGCAGCGACCCTTGCTGCGCTGGGGGTCTATTATTTCCCGGACTCGGATTTCCATACCCCCTTTGACGCACAAGCTGTTAGCCTAAAAAAATCACCACTCTACACCGAGGCGCATCGACAGGAAAAGGACCCCGGCGGCATACCCGAGGCGTCCTACCTCAAGGTCGTCGCCGTCCGCGGCCCATGGACAAACGTCGAAACCCCCGACGGACAATCCGGTTGGGTTGCCAGCGAGAACATCGGCATGGTCGCGCCTGACTCCACCCAGATCGAGTAA
- a CDS encoding VWA domain-containing protein — MSFLHPGWLLLLLILPFILLGAILAQQGRSKAWQRMVAPRLRKQLVKEGSNTRRWVSLAIGLASCALLIGSIARPYQGETTTTAQIRTRNILIAIDTSRSMLVRDTSPDRIGSAKAMALELLAAFPNDRIGVIAFSGAPVLMAPLTIDHSSVHETLSQLDTNVIPSGGSDLAAAVQLAIETFKKSGHKSNALIVISDGEDHSEQIDLAGSEIREAGIAVCTIGIGKEAGGIIPDPRQPDGKYRDIKGHTVHSRLNPGALDQLARAGRGTYVPASTGADSAIRSALSFLESDQQAGRKISIPRESYQWFLLPAIILLVISMLVRSNLFTNKLRAPSAPTIPCLVIILCLLAGENRLLAATDIEHAAAAYARKDYDAALDFFTKALPSLNGEDRRAVQFSQGSSAYRLKQWHHATRYFSQALLSNNNQLQEQSHYNLGNTLFQSGWTVLNPPKATKTPNPFIEQMRKLMSQEKATESPPGQTQLTKSDVQQVMTNWQDAITHYQAALDINPNNQEAEDNRKEVEKLLKQLQDALDQAEKESEDGNDDQQGEGKDSDNKNDKQGDGKDPKQDPDNQGKGDSNNKPETPEPGDQKNDDPGDKPDDNPQKNQPKEQPERKAGESKEAFAARILKEHADAETRPVNRRFIQLRRPVKDW; from the coding sequence ATGTCCTTTCTCCATCCAGGCTGGCTTCTGCTGCTGCTCATCCTTCCCTTCATCCTTCTCGGCGCGATTCTTGCCCAGCAGGGACGTAGCAAGGCCTGGCAACGGATGGTGGCACCACGCCTACGGAAACAACTGGTCAAGGAAGGCTCTAACACCCGACGCTGGGTATCGCTGGCTATCGGCCTGGCGAGTTGTGCGCTGTTGATCGGGAGTATTGCCCGACCCTACCAAGGCGAAACCACCACCACGGCCCAGATCCGCACCCGCAACATCCTGATCGCCATCGATACCTCACGTTCCATGCTCGTGCGGGACACCTCACCCGACCGCATAGGCAGCGCCAAAGCGATGGCTCTGGAGCTGCTTGCCGCATTTCCTAACGACCGGATAGGTGTCATCGCATTCTCCGGCGCACCCGTGCTCATGGCCCCCTTGACCATCGACCACAGCTCGGTGCACGAAACACTTAGCCAGCTCGACACCAACGTCATCCCTTCCGGTGGCTCGGACCTCGCCGCAGCGGTCCAGCTGGCCATCGAGACATTTAAAAAATCAGGCCATAAATCCAACGCTCTCATCGTCATCAGTGACGGTGAGGACCACTCGGAGCAAATCGATCTCGCGGGCTCCGAAATCCGCGAGGCTGGTATCGCCGTCTGTACCATCGGCATCGGCAAGGAAGCAGGCGGCATCATCCCCGATCCCCGACAGCCCGATGGCAAATACCGCGACATCAAAGGGCACACGGTGCATAGTCGGCTCAACCCCGGTGCCCTGGACCAGTTGGCCCGCGCCGGTCGGGGCACATACGTTCCCGCCTCCACCGGGGCCGACAGCGCCATCCGCTCCGCCCTATCGTTCCTGGAAAGCGATCAGCAAGCGGGTCGCAAGATCAGTATCCCCAGGGAGAGCTACCAGTGGTTTCTGTTGCCCGCCATCATCCTGCTCGTGATTTCCATGCTGGTCAGGTCCAACCTTTTTACTAACAAACTTCGCGCGCCATCGGCTCCGACCATCCCGTGCCTGGTGATCATCCTCTGCCTGCTCGCCGGGGAGAACCGACTGCTGGCGGCCACCGACATCGAACACGCTGCCGCCGCCTACGCGCGCAAGGACTACGATGCGGCACTCGATTTTTTCACCAAGGCCCTGCCATCGCTCAATGGCGAGGACCGGCGGGCCGTCCAGTTTTCCCAAGGCAGCTCGGCCTATCGCCTCAAGCAATGGCACCACGCCACACGCTACTTCTCTCAAGCCCTGCTTTCAAATAACAACCAGCTCCAGGAGCAGTCCCACTACAACCTCGGCAACACCCTGTTTCAATCGGGCTGGACGGTCCTCAACCCACCCAAGGCAACAAAAACCCCCAATCCGTTTATCGAACAGATGCGGAAGCTCATGTCTCAGGAAAAAGCCACGGAATCACCACCCGGGCAAACCCAGCTGACTAAATCGGATGTCCAGCAGGTCATGACAAACTGGCAGGATGCCATCACCCATTACCAGGCGGCTCTCGACATCAATCCTAACAACCAGGAGGCGGAGGATAACCGCAAGGAGGTTGAAAAACTGCTCAAGCAGCTTCAAGACGCCCTCGACCAGGCGGAAAAGGAATCCGAGGACGGCAATGATGACCAGCAGGGTGAAGGCAAGGATTCCGATAACAAAAACGACAAGCAAGGCGACGGCAAGGACCCCAAACAAGATCCCGACAACCAGGGCAAGGGTGACTCCAACAATAAACCTGAAACACCTGAACCGGGTGACCAGAAAAACGATGACCCGGGGGATAAACCCGATGACAATCCGCAAAAAAACCAACCCAAGGAACAGCCCGAGAGAAAAGCGGGCGAAAGCAAGGAGGCCTTCGCCGCCCGCATCCTCAAGGAACACGCCGATGCCGAAACCCGCCCCGTCAACCGCCGATTCATCCAGCTGCGACGCCCCGTCAAGGACTGGTAA
- a CDS encoding VWA domain-containing protein encodes MIDFFQQFTFAHPWWLLGLPLLVPLFFLQGKHGTPTAITYSSLSILVSLGEKPKRFPGALSFALMTLALATAIIALARPQLKNELTERKASGVDIILAIDISYSMQIVDFQLNNRRAQRITVAKATSEAFIKQRPNDRIGIVAFSGRPYVTSPITLEHDWLIDQLRELRPGLVKEQGTAIGSAIAASATRLYDRKAKSKVVVLVTDGSNNSGRIAPVEAAKQAAVLGVKVYAIAIGTEEGRLTNGMQSHPQQEFDTKTLQDIARITGGEYYRVRDTAKLRDTFASIDQLEKTDIKQHSTVTTEELFPWLIAASLIITIIALTIQALNPPPAP; translated from the coding sequence ATGATTGATTTTTTCCAGCAATTCACCTTCGCCCACCCATGGTGGCTTCTCGGCCTGCCACTGCTGGTGCCGCTGTTTTTTTTACAAGGAAAACACGGCACCCCCACCGCCATCACTTACTCGTCGCTCTCCATCCTTGTCAGCCTGGGAGAAAAACCAAAACGTTTCCCCGGCGCGTTGTCCTTCGCCCTGATGACCCTCGCCCTGGCCACCGCCATCATCGCCCTGGCCCGGCCACAGCTCAAAAATGAACTGACCGAACGCAAGGCAAGCGGCGTCGATATCATCCTCGCCATCGATATCTCCTACTCGATGCAAATCGTCGATTTTCAACTCAACAACCGCAGGGCACAACGCATCACCGTCGCCAAGGCCACCTCGGAGGCGTTTATCAAACAACGACCTAACGACCGCATCGGTATCGTCGCATTCTCTGGCCGACCCTACGTCACCAGCCCCATTACCCTGGAACACGACTGGCTGATCGACCAGCTCCGCGAACTGCGCCCCGGCCTGGTCAAGGAACAGGGCACCGCCATCGGCTCGGCCATCGCAGCTTCCGCCACCCGGCTCTATGATCGAAAAGCCAAAAGCAAGGTGGTCGTGCTGGTAACCGACGGCTCTAACAACTCAGGTCGCATCGCCCCCGTTGAGGCCGCCAAACAAGCAGCCGTCCTCGGAGTCAAGGTCTACGCCATTGCCATCGGCACCGAGGAAGGGAGGCTCACCAACGGTATGCAAAGCCACCCCCAGCAGGAGTTCGATACCAAGACGCTTCAGGATATCGCCCGCATCACCGGCGGCGAATACTACCGTGTCCGTGACACCGCCAAGCTGCGCGACACGTTTGCCTCCATCGATCAACTTGAAAAAACCGATATCAAGCAGCATAGTACCGTCACCACCGAGGAGCTCTTCCCCTGGTTGATCGCCGCCAGTCTCATCATCACCATCATCGCGCTCACCATCCAAGCCCTCAACCCACCCCCGGCACCGTAG
- a CDS encoding DUF4381 family protein, which yields MKPAIHDITDPGGFLPEPTPLWLSWWFLLVVGIGVLVIVAILYFIFRKTSATRHRKTLLDKARERLEKLKTEAENQQPQTIAVRISLIIRQYLEAAFDDPALFETNEEFTLRPHALEKLHPDSRQPVTSHLNELSQLKYAPSVNLEHVSHLIDQAADVLAHIELNVSPEQSPTTGT from the coding sequence ATGAAACCCGCTATCCATGACATCACCGACCCGGGAGGCTTCCTGCCCGAGCCGACACCGCTGTGGCTGTCGTGGTGGTTTCTGTTAGTTGTCGGCATCGGGGTTCTCGTCATTGTTGCCATCCTCTATTTTATTTTTCGAAAAACATCTGCCACCAGGCACCGTAAGACGCTGCTGGACAAAGCGCGGGAGCGGTTGGAGAAGCTCAAAACGGAGGCGGAGAATCAGCAGCCCCAGACCATCGCCGTCCGCATCTCACTGATCATCCGTCAGTACCTCGAAGCGGCCTTTGATGACCCGGCACTCTTTGAAACCAACGAGGAGTTTACCCTGCGCCCCCATGCCCTGGAAAAACTTCACCCCGATTCGCGGCAACCGGTCACCAGCCACCTGAACGAACTCTCACAGCTCAAATACGCCCCCTCCGTCAACCTGGAGCACGTTTCCCATCTCATCGACCAGGCGGCTGACGTCCTCGCCCATATCGAGCTCAATGTCTCACCTGAGCAATCACCCACCACGGGCACATGA